A single genomic interval of Camelina sativa cultivar DH55 chromosome 11, Cs, whole genome shotgun sequence harbors:
- the LOC104728198 gene encoding uncharacterized protein LOC104728198 produces MSTIILLLHYQKRGLSPSEVKKFLNDHPEYIREGANISQFSFQLPRPLADNYVKKRTRQVKPTAATENKLVALLSPCEHRHQSKVNPLKGQEHEIEETNKDEFNNLLAVIVHVDIIFIFMTISTYFVDQSKTLSIFGKI; encoded by the exons ATGT CTACTattatcctcctcctccattatCAAAAGAGAGGCTTATCACCATCCGAGGTCAAAAA GTTCTTGAATGACCACCCCGAATACATAAGAGAAGGTGCTAATATTTCTCAATTCTCCTTCCAATTGCCAAGACCCCTTGCCGATAACTATGTTAAGAAGCGTACTCGTCAAGTGAAACCTACTGCAGCCACTGAAA ATAAGTTAGTGGCATTGCTATCACCATGTGAGCATAGGCATCAGAGCAAGGTCAATCCTCTAAAAGGGCAAGAACATGAAATTGAGGAAACCAACAAAGATGAGTTCAATAATTTATTGGCAGTTATAGTACATGTGgacattatttttatattcatgACAATTTCAACTTATTTCGTAGACCAAAGTAAGACTTtgagtatttttggaaaaatttaa